A single genomic interval of Mucilaginibacter boryungensis harbors:
- a CDS encoding T9SS type A sorting domain-containing protein, with the protein MSKTLLIRFALNCRNIFSCIALLLSISLCSSAATKAWKGTGTTSWTTGSNWVGGVAPAAGDDVVIGDINMTGSIMPTLASAISLTSLTLGPTQNVTLTMSANLVLTITGTLTINSGSTLSFTSTGTTAALAGAFITGGTGLLKTTSTNTTVPLPTGKTWSFDVEYAGATQKVVAGTYNGDLTMSGTNNKTALGDISVGGVLTINTSRTLAMGTNQLITVGSTSGAGTLTTGSTDTAPIPTGATWAFNVTYTGTTQNVSGGTYNNDLTLSAASGTKTVVGGDITISSGNLLALGANTLDMGANTLSLVTTPTGTSAAVLKTASTATAPIPAGITWPFEIDYTGTGQNVVAGTYSGDLNIGGSGTQTGTGTIAMGTTGNLTVNGTLNMATFALTGTLPTIAGTGLLQTANTSATPIPTGKTWTFEVEYNGAAQTVMAGTYNGDLTVSGTGTSAASGAITMGTAKLTISSTLNMGTNQLIGSVGMTTAGSGLLQTSNISTTIPIPTAMTWSFNVEYKGATVALVAGTYSSDLTLSGTAAITMKGAVTVGGDFHFGLSNAVLFHVNNATSNALIINGDLIATAGDFDFNAGASGTSTVTVKGNFSNTAAKFETTGNVANGILSFAGTGTVASPQTFTNTTPANLVFVNYQVQSGTVLQLNSDLTLERETSATFRGTLTVLLGGTLNVVNQTITATDSDASGGTSSVTISSGATLITSNSLGIPGSIPVTNATISYNSGANYEFDGTAASVTGTFTTTPTLLTVNNLTINTTNIVTASQAFSVSSALNITGTLNMGTNLLSGVSSNTGTGTLETQATATAIPTGKAWTVGLLYDATSTQSIVATTSYNDISFAGTGNKTFPSGTTTVNGDWNSASGIKIDLTTNTATVTFGGSSAQALTDVGSDSGTGVVFKNVNFSGGGTKTMGGTGKFSVSSTGLLTMSASTQLVAGGLLWLKSDASGSAMVATMPSGASITGDVYAERYLYGNNDNTRRGYRLLSSTTHDAATSTYNVFNLKQNIYITGTSDALPYDATDATKFDNSPNHGSTIYHYYEAAPKFQTSADFKAITLPLTNDEFQVGEGIYLFYRGLRTLTDLSGTSRFATTVKPEDNTLVFKGTLNQGTYTVPLSYTYSGDYNDGYNLVGNPYPATLDVSSSITFTGTVDPFIYELDPTTKAFCTINKNSVTTKTGNASQYIASGQGFFVKAQATGASITFNESGKVISQQLSQLSTPRLLMSTGPVAATQTPQVLKLKMINPADSTAADDIAIAFESNGKTTYDGSEDAFDLGGNGTVALSSFSSDNIKLAINTYPSITLTTKIKLGAVSLLTGNFNMVASNLASLDSKYQAKLIDNYKTDTIKLSANSTYAFSVDRTIPATYADGRFEIVFAETPIAINQILSFSGIRVKKNIDLTWKVNANPVPVKFTLEKSTDNVNFSVLTNILSDSRDTYSFSDDQPVKGDNYYRLGQTDINNHFKYADTINVKYKDGDDDNDKPFKIYPQPVLSTLNIALGQSYNGEVKVKIMDLSGQIIKKDGFKGTTYSMDLSKLYLGAYIIELSNENQIIGQAKFIKQ; encoded by the coding sequence ATGAGTAAAACCCTGCTTATTAGATTTGCACTAAATTGCAGAAATATATTTAGCTGCATAGCGCTTTTGCTATCCATCTCTTTATGTTCAAGCGCTGCTACAAAAGCCTGGAAGGGTACAGGCACTACATCATGGACAACCGGATCAAATTGGGTAGGTGGTGTAGCACCGGCTGCGGGTGATGATGTAGTTATTGGCGATATTAATATGACTGGCAGTATCATGCCAACGCTTGCTTCAGCAATTTCCTTAACTTCATTAACATTAGGGCCTACCCAAAATGTTACGCTTACCATGTCTGCAAACCTTGTACTTACTATAACAGGTACTTTAACTATAAATTCAGGCAGTACTTTATCTTTTACATCTACCGGTACCACTGCTGCACTTGCAGGTGCATTTATCACAGGTGGTACAGGCCTGTTAAAAACCACCAGTACCAATACTACAGTTCCTTTACCTACAGGTAAAACCTGGAGTTTCGATGTAGAATATGCCGGTGCTACCCAGAAGGTTGTTGCCGGTACTTATAACGGCGATCTGACAATGTCTGGTACCAATAACAAAACTGCACTTGGCGATATTTCAGTTGGGGGTGTTTTAACCATAAACACAAGTCGTACTTTAGCAATGGGCACTAACCAGCTAATAACAGTAGGAAGTACAAGCGGGGCGGGTACCCTGACTACGGGAAGTACAGACACCGCACCAATACCTACCGGTGCAACATGGGCATTTAATGTAACTTATACTGGTACAACCCAAAATGTTTCGGGTGGCACTTATAATAACGATTTGACTTTATCTGCAGCATCAGGCACCAAAACCGTTGTTGGCGGCGATATAACCATAAGCTCAGGTAATTTATTAGCGCTTGGTGCCAATACACTTGATATGGGGGCCAATACATTATCCCTGGTTACTACACCAACAGGCACATCTGCAGCGGTATTAAAAACTGCCAGTACGGCCACTGCTCCAATTCCTGCCGGGATAACATGGCCATTTGAAATTGATTATACAGGCACAGGGCAAAATGTTGTTGCGGGTACGTATAGTGGCGACTTGAACATTGGCGGTAGTGGTACACAAACCGGCACAGGCACAATTGCCATGGGTACTACAGGTAATTTAACGGTTAATGGTACACTAAATATGGCAACATTTGCGTTGACAGGTACTTTACCAACTATTGCAGGTACGGGTTTATTACAAACCGCCAATACTTCAGCAACGCCTATTCCCACAGGTAAAACCTGGACCTTTGAGGTAGAATATAATGGCGCCGCGCAAACCGTTATGGCCGGCACTTATAATGGCGACCTGACAGTTTCTGGCACAGGTACGAGCGCAGCTTCGGGTGCAATAACCATGGGCACTGCTAAACTTACCATCAGCAGTACGCTAAATATGGGCACAAACCAGCTTATTGGCTCTGTCGGCATGACGACAGCTGGCAGTGGATTGCTTCAAACCTCAAACATATCAACTACTATTCCCATCCCCACAGCAATGACCTGGTCTTTTAATGTGGAATATAAGGGTGCTACTGTAGCTTTAGTAGCGGGTACATACAGCAGTGATCTGACTCTGAGCGGTACAGCTGCAATAACTATGAAAGGTGCGGTTACTGTAGGTGGCGATTTCCATTTTGGATTGAGCAATGCTGTCCTTTTTCATGTAAATAATGCAACTTCAAACGCACTAATCATAAACGGCGACCTTATCGCCACTGCAGGTGATTTTGATTTTAACGCTGGTGCGTCAGGAACATCAACGGTTACAGTTAAAGGTAATTTTTCAAATACTGCCGCTAAATTTGAAACAACGGGCAACGTTGCGAACGGAATTTTAAGTTTTGCCGGAACCGGTACAGTAGCCAGTCCGCAAACTTTTACCAATACTACCCCTGCAAATTTAGTGTTTGTAAACTACCAGGTACAAAGCGGCACGGTTTTGCAGCTAAATTCCGACCTTACGTTAGAGAGGGAAACCTCTGCAACCTTCCGGGGTACACTCACGGTTTTATTGGGCGGTACATTAAACGTGGTTAACCAAACGATAACGGCAACAGATTCCGACGCAAGCGGGGGGACATCTTCTGTAACTATCAGTTCAGGAGCTACGTTAATAACTTCGAATAGCTTAGGTATCCCCGGTTCAATCCCGGTAACCAATGCTACTATCTCCTATAATTCGGGCGCTAATTATGAGTTTGACGGAACTGCCGCATCTGTTACCGGTACTTTTACAACTACACCTACATTGTTAACTGTTAATAATTTAACCATTAATACTACAAATATAGTAACAGCAAGCCAGGCTTTTTCGGTGAGTAGTGCCTTAAATATAACAGGTACCTTAAATATGGGTACCAATTTGCTTAGTGGGGTTAGTAGTAACACTGGCACAGGTACGTTAGAAACGCAGGCCACTGCTACTGCCATCCCAACGGGCAAAGCCTGGACAGTAGGTTTACTATACGATGCTACAAGTACACAATCTATAGTAGCAACAACATCCTACAACGATATTTCATTTGCAGGTACAGGTAATAAAACCTTCCCTTCAGGTACAACAACAGTTAATGGCGATTGGAATTCAGCATCAGGTATTAAAATAGACCTTACCACCAATACCGCGACCGTTACATTTGGCGGCTCATCGGCACAAGCCCTGACCGATGTAGGCAGCGATAGTGGTACCGGTGTTGTATTTAAAAACGTAAATTTTTCAGGCGGCGGCACAAAAACCATGGGTGGTACGGGTAAGTTTTCGGTATCATCAACCGGTCTGTTAACCATGTCGGCCAGTACACAATTAGTTGCCGGTGGTTTGCTTTGGCTAAAATCAGACGCCAGCGGATCGGCAATGGTAGCAACCATGCCATCGGGGGCAAGTATAACAGGCGACGTGTATGCCGAGCGTTATTTGTATGGCAATAATGATAATACGCGTCGCGGCTACCGATTACTGTCGTCAACTACGCATGATGCCGCTACTTCTACTTATAATGTGTTTAACCTAAAGCAGAATATTTATATTACAGGTACAAGCGATGCATTGCCTTACGATGCTACTGATGCTACCAAGTTTGATAACTCGCCAAATCATGGCTCGACAATATACCATTACTACGAAGCAGCCCCTAAGTTTCAAACCAGTGCCGATTTTAAAGCTATCACCCTACCGCTTACAAACGATGAATTCCAGGTTGGCGAAGGCATATACCTGTTTTACCGTGGTTTAAGAACACTTACAGATTTAAGCGGCACCAGCAGGTTTGCCACCACAGTTAAGCCTGAAGATAATACACTTGTGTTTAAAGGTACGCTTAATCAGGGCACATATACTGTGCCGTTATCTTATACTTATTCAGGCGATTATAATGATGGCTACAATTTGGTCGGAAACCCGTATCCTGCAACATTAGATGTATCGAGCAGTATAACTTTTACCGGTACGGTCGATCCGTTTATTTATGAATTAGATCCTACTACAAAAGCGTTTTGTACCATCAACAAAAACTCGGTTACTACAAAAACCGGTAATGCATCGCAATATATTGCCAGCGGTCAGGGCTTTTTTGTGAAGGCGCAAGCTACCGGGGCCAGCATTACCTTTAACGAGAGCGGTAAAGTGATATCGCAGCAATTATCACAATTGAGTACTCCGCGCTTGTTAATGAGTACCGGGCCGGTAGCTGCTACACAAACACCACAGGTGTTAAAGCTAAAGATGATAAACCCGGCAGACAGTACCGCAGCCGACGATATTGCGATAGCTTTTGAAAGCAACGGCAAAACTACTTACGATGGGAGCGAGGATGCCTTTGATTTAGGCGGCAATGGTACAGTAGCCTTATCAAGTTTTTCGTCGGATAACATTAAACTGGCTATAAATACTTACCCTTCTATCACCCTGACTACTAAAATAAAACTGGGCGCTGTTAGCTTGTTAACCGGGAATTTTAATATGGTAGCCAGTAATTTAGCCAGCCTCGATTCGAAGTACCAGGCCAAACTAATTGATAATTATAAAACCGATACCATAAAATTATCAGCAAACAGTACCTATGCTTTTAGTGTAGACCGCACCATACCCGCCACCTATGCTGATGGCCGTTTTGAAATAGTATTCGCCGAAACACCGATAGCCATTAATCAGATATTAAGTTTCTCGGGCATCAGGGTTAAAAAGAATATTGATTTGACATGGAAAGTAAACGCAAACCCTGTCCCTGTTAAATTTACGCTTGAGAAATCGACCGACAATGTCAACTTTTCTGTTTTAACCAATATCCTTTCAGACAGTCGCGATACTTATTCTTTTAGCGATGACCAGCCTGTAAAAGGGGATAATTATTACAGGTTAGGGCAAACTGATATTAACAATCATTTTAAATATGCGGACACCATAAATGTTAAATATAAAGATGGTGATGATGACAACGATAAGCCGTTTAAAATATATCCGCAGCCTGTTTTAAGCACTTTGAATATTGCACTCGGTCAGAGTTACAATGGTGAGGTGAAGGTTAAAATAATGGATCTGTCGGGACAGATAATAAAGAAAGATGGTTTTAAAGGTACAACCTATAGTATGGACCTTAGCAAGCTGTACCTGGGCGCTTATATTATCGAATTAAGTAACGAAAATCAAATAATAGGACAGGCCAAGTTTATAAAACAATAA
- a CDS encoding T9SS type A sorting domain-containing protein, with protein sequence MKKGLLIFLFSLFVIGLVSKSFGQTITCTNNTGFTTSSTLRNGQTGVTLYGVDMTVSANLTLGTLQFSNTNGGANGYFSNGKLYVSTSGTRATATLVSGASIAINGSDITVTGFSQAMVTGTTYTYYLDVDVSITYGSLPSTIQFATAFVKGPGYYPTYTQSGLATGAVTYSLVKPDVTVTNLTGGLTTGTLVYGQTGIAIFGFSVTVTGALTANKFTIASANNAQSLFGNAKLWRSTTSTTYPTGFTQVATGTVNSGQTQFTYTETFPGAATTVNYFVTVDYSGQCPTASTIGYTISPGQSTSFIIGPSSVDYPSSTTVTGTVYNVAKTLNWVGGQAGGLWSNMSNFATICGGAPSSIGAYDVVQIGVSSSYTSYNQPVLTGNTTVGQIIFGKYGSPILTMGLFSLNSGISTSAVGTGSSPTIIGAAQTITIPSGAVATITAGTTLSSTASISNSTNMTVGSGATLTLTGTAALTNASGGDIDNAGTISVLAASTNAGTIDLSGTGAITCSTTLSNSNSISGTGSGSITVGGTLTNTGTISQTGTGGMTFAAITNTGGTITNGSTAAMSVSGAVSNTGTISKTNTGTVTFNAAVTNSSGGSIVQNGSSGLLTFSNTLSNTGTVSQTNTGGITFTGNVTNNSGGSISQTAAGPIIFTGDLTNSSGATLTLGSGSTTLNGTGTNTNSGTITAGAGALDINAPTFTNNGTLTLAGGATTIASTTFNQGSAATFTAGTGTLNFDGAAQSINNANTTTPIAFGNVTFSGSGTKTLNSTGTGLFQIASTGTLTVSSPVTLACGTNLLTLKSDATATASLDKITGTAAITGTVTAERYIPAGNRGYRILSSPVWSITGSSPYSGLKSYDLNYMKLYTLITGPVPASNGFTTSTLNNPSVFAYNETLTTPVTNNISTSDYKGFASTSEYMPIGNGVLFFYRGNQNITKTGGSGNAFTSPYPTPEATTLINTGTIPTGTITVNRPVFPASSTYYNVKNTAAGSPGPQITGSSTSLSYTVTSLPGTDGFNMLGNPYPSTIDLEALVYNTDFAGLSGNSTATFYTLNPANTNGFGTYTRSGTGATGTALNGGSRYVLSGEGFFVKAASTSAYFKFTEASKTTYPSSGNTPSVFGLKEKNPAVKIKLIQDATYYNETLLTFNKDNKSTFTEDEDVAYLAAPSQQVFMYSSSDEGTSCVINRLPALENIKPIKLYAEGAVTGTYTMEFSNVNTIDSRYRIFLKDSFKKDSLDVTNNTTYSFNIDRANTTTYGANRFTLVVYKDNNAAYKLVSFTGSKQQGTSVLTWTVQNESDVYTFDLERSTDGGKTYSTIGTIQADRRGTYSVTDTKPVYGDNLYRLKQDDVNDAITYSDIVKLTYDTPQVAGTSINVYPNPTSDKIKIDFTQTIVNPLEVHLVNTNGRVIKKSIFSATQHIEEEVGSLMTGTYVVDVYDKVSNKKISSSKFIKI encoded by the coding sequence GTGAAAAAAGGTTTACTAATTTTCCTGTTCTCTTTATTTGTCATTGGCCTTGTTTCTAAAAGTTTCGGGCAAACTATAACCTGTACAAATAATACCGGTTTCACCACCAGTTCAACATTGCGTAACGGCCAAACCGGCGTAACGTTGTACGGGGTAGATATGACCGTATCTGCTAACCTTACCCTGGGTACCTTGCAGTTTAGCAATACCAATGGCGGCGCTAACGGCTATTTTTCCAACGGAAAACTGTATGTATCAACTTCTGGCACCAGGGCTACTGCTACATTGGTTTCTGGGGCATCGATAGCTATAAATGGCAGCGATATAACCGTTACAGGCTTCTCGCAAGCTATGGTTACGGGTACTACCTACACATATTATCTGGATGTTGATGTTTCTATTACCTATGGGTCATTACCAAGCACTATCCAATTTGCAACTGCGTTTGTAAAAGGCCCGGGATATTATCCTACTTATACACAATCTGGTTTGGCAACAGGCGCCGTCACCTACAGTTTAGTTAAACCCGATGTAACGGTAACCAATTTAACAGGCGGTTTAACCACCGGCACATTGGTTTACGGACAAACCGGTATTGCCATTTTTGGCTTTTCGGTTACTGTTACCGGCGCGTTAACAGCAAATAAATTCACTATAGCCAGCGCAAATAACGCCCAAAGCTTATTTGGTAATGCTAAACTATGGCGGTCTACCACTTCAACCACCTATCCAACGGGTTTTACACAGGTAGCCACAGGCACGGTCAACTCTGGTCAAACCCAGTTTACCTATACCGAAACTTTCCCCGGCGCAGCAACAACGGTTAACTATTTTGTAACTGTTGATTATTCGGGGCAATGCCCTACGGCCAGCACTATTGGTTACACCATATCACCCGGACAAAGCACCTCATTTATTATCGGACCCTCCAGTGTAGATTATCCATCATCAACCACTGTAACAGGTACAGTTTATAATGTGGCAAAAACATTGAACTGGGTTGGCGGGCAAGCAGGGGGCTTATGGAGCAACATGAGTAATTTTGCAACTATCTGTGGAGGTGCACCAAGTAGTATCGGCGCGTATGATGTGGTACAGATAGGCGTTTCATCATCTTACACCTCATATAACCAGCCTGTGCTTACCGGCAACACAACAGTAGGCCAAATTATTTTTGGGAAATACGGCAGCCCAATATTGACTATGGGCCTTTTTAGTTTAAATAGTGGCATTAGCACATCAGCTGTGGGAACAGGAAGCAGTCCAACTATTATAGGCGCCGCTCAAACCATCACTATACCATCAGGCGCTGTGGCAACAATTACTGCCGGCACTACTTTAAGCAGCACAGCCTCCATCTCTAATAGCACCAATATGACTGTTGGCTCGGGCGCTACGTTAACTTTAACCGGTACCGCGGCATTAACCAACGCCTCTGGCGGTGATATTGACAACGCCGGCACAATTAGCGTATTGGCTGCGTCAACCAATGCCGGTACTATTGATCTTTCGGGTACCGGGGCTATTACCTGCTCCACTACTTTAAGTAATTCTAATAGTATTTCGGGTACCGGCAGTGGCAGTATCACCGTTGGTGGTACATTAACAAACACCGGCACTATTTCGCAAACCGGCACCGGCGGGATGACCTTCGCTGCTATAACCAATACAGGCGGTACGATAACCAATGGTTCTACCGCCGCAATGAGTGTATCGGGTGCAGTAAGCAATACAGGTACTATTAGCAAAACCAATACGGGCACGGTAACGTTTAACGCAGCAGTTACTAATAGTTCGGGTGGTTCAATCGTTCAAAACGGATCATCAGGCTTATTAACGTTTAGTAATACGTTATCAAATACTGGTACCGTTAGTCAAACAAACACTGGCGGAATAACCTTTACCGGCAATGTGACCAATAATTCAGGCGGATCAATTAGTCAAACCGCTGCCGGCCCAATCATATTTACAGGCGACCTTACCAACAGCTCCGGCGCTACTTTAACCCTGGGTTCGGGCTCAACAACGCTTAATGGGACTGGTACAAATACCAACAGCGGCACCATCACAGCAGGTGCCGGTGCACTTGATATTAATGCTCCAACATTTACTAACAATGGCACATTAACCTTAGCCGGGGGGGCAACTACCATCGCATCAACCACGTTTAACCAGGGCAGCGCCGCTACATTTACGGCAGGTACCGGTACTTTGAATTTTGATGGCGCGGCACAATCAATAAATAATGCAAACACCACTACTCCTATCGCCTTCGGAAATGTGACGTTTAGCGGCTCGGGAACAAAAACCCTTAACTCTACAGGAACCGGGCTGTTTCAAATTGCAAGCACTGGCACGCTAACAGTTTCTTCGCCGGTAACACTGGCCTGTGGTACAAATTTACTTACGCTAAAATCGGATGCTACAGCTACTGCCTCTTTAGATAAGATCACCGGCACGGCAGCTATCACCGGTACTGTAACCGCTGAAAGATACATCCCCGCAGGAAACCGTGGGTACAGAATATTGTCATCGCCGGTATGGAGCATAACTGGCTCATCACCATATTCTGGCCTTAAAAGCTACGATTTGAACTATATGAAGCTGTATACCCTTATCACAGGGCCCGTACCTGCCAGTAATGGGTTCACTACATCAACGCTGAATAACCCATCTGTTTTTGCTTATAACGAGACATTAACAACCCCGGTAACAAACAATATATCTACCAGCGATTATAAAGGTTTTGCCAGCACATCCGAATATATGCCAATTGGCAATGGTGTGCTATTTTTCTATAGGGGGAATCAAAACATAACTAAAACGGGTGGCAGCGGCAATGCCTTTACCTCGCCGTACCCTACTCCTGAAGCCACTACACTTATTAATACAGGTACAATACCTACGGGTACTATTACAGTAAACCGGCCGGTATTCCCTGCAAGCTCTACTTATTATAACGTTAAAAATACTGCAGCAGGTTCGCCCGGGCCGCAGATAACGGGGTCGTCGACCTCGCTATCCTACACCGTCACCAGTTTACCCGGCACCGACGGCTTTAATATGCTGGGCAACCCCTATCCATCAACAATTGACCTGGAAGCATTGGTTTACAATACCGATTTTGCAGGTTTATCGGGAAACTCGACTGCTACTTTTTACACTTTAAACCCGGCCAATACTAATGGTTTTGGCACCTACACACGGTCTGGTACAGGGGCTACAGGTACAGCGCTGAATGGCGGCAGCAGGTATGTATTATCGGGCGAGGGCTTTTTTGTGAAGGCCGCCAGCACCAGCGCCTATTTTAAATTTACCGAAGCATCTAAAACCACCTATCCATCCTCAGGCAATACCCCTTCGGTATTTGGATTGAAAGAAAAAAATCCGGCAGTTAAGATAAAACTGATACAGGATGCTACCTATTACAATGAAACACTGCTAACTTTTAATAAGGATAATAAAAGCACCTTTACGGAAGATGAGGACGTAGCTTACTTAGCAGCCCCCAGCCAGCAGGTGTTTATGTACAGTAGCAGCGATGAAGGTACATCGTGCGTTATTAACCGTTTACCGGCCCTGGAAAACATTAAACCCATTAAGCTGTATGCCGAGGGCGCTGTCACCGGTACTTATACCATGGAATTCTCTAACGTTAATACTATCGATAGCCGTTATAGAATATTCCTGAAAGATAGCTTCAAGAAAGATTCGCTTGACGTTACCAATAATACTACTTACAGTTTTAATATAGACCGCGCCAACACAACCACCTATGGCGCAAACAGGTTTACCCTGGTGGTTTATAAAGACAATAATGCCGCTTATAAACTGGTAAGCTTTACCGGTAGTAAACAGCAAGGCACATCTGTACTTACATGGACGGTGCAAAATGAAAGCGACGTATACACTTTTGACCTGGAGCGCAGCACAGATGGCGGTAAAACTTATAGTACGATAGGCACCATCCAGGCTGACAGAAGAGGGACATATTCGGTTACCGATACTAAACCAGTTTATGGCGATAACCTATATCGTTTAAAACAGGATGATGTGAACGACGCCATCACCTATTCGGATATTGTTAAGCTTACTTACGATACGCCGCAGGTTGCAGGGACATCTATAAACGTTTACCCTAACCCTACAAGCGATAAAATAAAAATTGATTTTACACAAACGATAGTAAACCCGTTAGAAGTGCACCTGGTTAATACCAATGGTAGAGTGATAAAGAAATCAATATTTAGCGCCACCCAGCATATTGAAGAGGAAGTGGGCAGTTTAATGACAGGGACGTATGTTGTTGATGTTTACGATAAAGTAAGCAATAAAAAAATAAGCAGTTCGAAATTTATAAAAATTTGA